From Astyanax mexicanus isolate ESR-SI-001 chromosome 13, AstMex3_surface, whole genome shotgun sequence, the proteins below share one genomic window:
- the nr4a1 gene encoding nuclear receptor subfamily 4 group A member 1, translating to MTCVQSYNGVQSYESSLFKPDFLIPDFTSRLAMDMSDPQAQFSQPPSLPAITSLVGGYGSEFDSYSCQISTPAASTCPGASSEQDPFKVDDVPLYSCYPGTFTFSYMDDVLTSSGSNCFGSPASAPSPSTPGYQPVPAWDGVFGPCSPDPGCWGSEKTPLHQNPSFFTFGPVTGGDMSPLGHLHSQLPDQDPFCHSPQSSFSPLGLDHGSKDGSNLVDNQVSPKAKSPTGNEGCCAVCGDNASCQHYGVRTCEGCKGFFKRTVQKNAKYVCLANKDCPVDKRRRNRCQFCRFQKCLAVGMVKEVVRTDSLKGRRGRLPSKPKPLQESAPAAAPVNIVTSLVTAHMDSDPALDKLDYSKYQETVASLSEKENANDIQQFYDLLTGSMTVIRKWAESIPGFNAFCKEDQDLLLESAFVELFILRLAYRSNPETDELIFCNGVVLHRMQCVRGFGDWIDSIMEFSQNLHRMNLDVASFSCLATLVIITDRHGLKEPKRVEDFQNSLIPCLKDHVAASASEAARPNYLSRLLGKLPELRTLCTQGLQRIFYLKLEDLVPPPPIVDKIFMDILPF from the exons ATGACCTGTGTTCAGAGTTATAATGGAGTCCAGTCCTATGAGAGCAGCCTCTTCAAACCAGACTTTCTGATCCCCGACTTCACCTCCAGGTTGGCCATGGACATGAGTGACCCGCAAGCGCAGTTTTCCCAGCCCCCCTCCCTGCCAGCCATCACCTCTCTGGTTGGAGGCTACGGGAGTGAGTTTGATTCCTACTCCTGCCAGATCTCCACTCCTGCTGCCTCCACCTGCCCTGGTGCCTCTTCAGAACAGGACCCTTTTAAGGTGGACGACGTCCCGCTGTACAGCTGCTACCCCGGCACGTTTACCTTTAGCTATATGGATGACGTGCTCACGTCCAGCGGCTCTAACTGTTTCGGCAGCCCAGCATCAGCCCCGTCACCCTCAACACCTGGCTACCAGCCGGTGCCAGCCTGGGACGGAGTCTTCGGGCCTTGCTCTCCGGACCCAGGCTGCTGGGGCTCGGAGAAGACGCCTCTCCACCAGAACCCTTCTTTCTTCACGTTTGGGCCCGTAACAGGGGGTGACATGTCTCCACTCGGGCATCTGCATTCTCAGCTCCCTGATCAGGACCCATTCTGTCACAGCCCCCAGAGCAGCTTCAGTCCCCTTGGGCTGGATCACGGAAGCAAGGACGGCTCCAACTTGGTGGACAATCAGGTGTCGCCCAAAGCCAAGAGCCCAACTGGAAATGAAGGGTGCTGCGCGGTGTGTGGGGACAACGCCTCCTGCCAGCACTATGGTGTTCGTACATGTGAAGGCTGTAAAGGCTTCTTTAAG CGCACGGTTCAGAAAAACGCCAAATACGTGTGTCTGGCCAACAAAGACTGCCCAGTGGACAAACGACGGCGGAACAGATGCCAGTTCTGCCGGTTTCAGAAGTGCCTGGCAGTAGGAATGGTGAAGGAAG TTGTAAGAACAGACAGTCTGAAGGGCAGAAGGGGTCGTCTTCCCTCCAAACCAAAACCACTCCAAGAATCAGCACCTGCTGCCGCTCCCGTGAACATCGTCACCTCTCTTGTGACGGCTCACATGGACTCAGACCCAGCCCTGGATAAACTGGACTATTCTAAG TATCAGGAAACAGTGGCTAGTCTGTCTGAGAAGGAGAATGCTAACGACATCCAGCAGTTCTACGACCTGCTGACGGGCTCTATGACGGTGATCAGAAAGTGGGCGGAGAGTATCCCAGGATTCAATGCCTTCTGTAAGGAGGACCAAGACCTGCTCTTGGAATCAGCCTTCGTCGAGCTCTTCATATTACGGCTCGCTTACAG ATCAAACCCAGAGACAGATGAGCTGATCTTCTGTAACGGGGTGGTTCTTCACCGCATGCAGTGTGTGCGGGGATTCGGTGACTGGATTGATTCCATCATGGAATTCTCCCAGAATTTGCATCGCATGAACCTCGATGTGGCTTCATTCTCCTGTCTCGCCACGCTGGTCATCATTACAG ATCGCCACGGCCTGAAAGAACCCAAGCGAGTGGAGGACTTCCAGAACAGTCTAATCCCGTGCCTCAAAGACCATGTCGCTGCAAGTGCCTCGGAAGCGGCTCGGCCAAACTACCTGTCTCGTCTGCTGGGAAAACTGCCTGAGCTCAGAACACTGTGCACTCAGGGCCTTCAGCGCATCTTCTACCTTAAACTGGAAGACCTCGTCCCACCTCCTCCAATCGTAGACAAGATCTTCATGGATATCTTGCCTTTCTAA